A stretch of DNA from Lysinibacillus sp. B2A1:
TAAGCGCTGTTTGCACAACATTTTCTCGGAATTGGGAGTCTGATAATTTATTTTTAGCAACTTTTGGTTGAAGCCATTTTCTTCGTGCATATCCTATTTCACCAGACGCTATTTGTATAGCCACCCACTCTGGGTCGTTCACTTCGATTGATAAAGATCGTACAATTGAACCTTTTACGAGCGTCATTATTTTGCTACTTTGAATTCGCGGATATTGTAGAATATCTGCGAAGTTTTGAATAATGTAATGGTTGGCTTCTTGTAGCCAAGCGTTTGTTTTATCCTCGTCCGCAATTAAATATTTTTTCTGGCAAAACCCCTCATATCGATAGGCTGTTTGTACACGTACCCAATTAGCATCTATGTTGGCAATGATCTGTACAGGCATGCCATTAAGTACCTCATCCACCAATTCGGATTCTTCCTGTGGTATGGCATGTAAATTTGCAATCATTGCTGTCACAACAGCATTCATTTGATCACTCCCTTCGCTTCACAAAATGCTCATACACAATTTTTGATATTCGACCGATAAGCTGCTTTGCATACTCATTGTTTATTACATCAGTTATAAAAACACCTATTAGATAATCATTTGAGCCATTATAAACAATCCCAACATCATGATCGACTGTTTCAAGACCACCTGTTTTATGAGCCATTTTCACATCATCTATTAGATAACGTTTTAGTGATTCATGGACACGCTGGCGACTTAGAATATCAATTGTTAACTTACTAAATTTTGTAGATAAAAGGTCTTGTTGGTAGATACGTGAAAAAAGATGGGCCATATCATTTGCTGAAGTGAGATTGTCAATTCCTCTTTCTAACTTTTCGAAATCCATCATCTTCCTTTGTAATTTGGTTTGATGAAGGCCAATTTGACTAAAATAATGGTTAAAAACATCTATTCCAATAAAATCTATTAGGACATTGGTGGCTGTATTATCACTGGTAATAATCATCCACACCAATAACTCATAGATAGTACTTTGTTCAATGCGCTGTTCACTGATCACACTATAGTCAACCCATTCTTTTGGTGCTACCTCAATCTCTTGATGGATGTCTTGATTGTTGCCCTCTAAATAATGCAGCACTCCAAGTAGAATAGGTACTTTAATCAAACTAGCACTGGAAAAAACCGCCTGAAACTTTTCCTGTATGAAATAGTGATTTGTATTCGCGTCTTTGACAAATACATGTACATTATAAGGAGCTTCATCTAGCACTCTTTGAATA
This window harbors:
- a CDS encoding peptidase, whose translation is MNAVVTAMIANLHAIPQEESELVDEVLNGMPVQIIANIDANWVRVQTAYRYEGFCQKKYLIADEDKTNAWLQEANHYIIQNFADILQYPRIQSSKIMTLVKGSIVRSLSIEVNDPEWVAIQIASGEIGYARRKWLQPKVAKNKLSDSQFRENVVQTALSYLATPYRWGGKSPLGIDCSGLCSMAYMLNGVRIYRDAKIVDGFPIKQISFEHLQKGDLLYFPGHMALYMGDSLYIHSSLGGSEVSINSLDSQHPLYRKDLATTLAAVGSLFN
- a CDS encoding serine hydrolase — its product is MERAIQRVLDEAPYNVHVFVKDANTNHYFIQEKFQAVFSSASLIKVPILLGVLHYLEGNNQDIHQEIEVAPKEWVDYSVISEQRIEQSTIYELLVWMIITSDNTATNVLIDFIGIDVFNHYFSQIGLHQTKLQRKMMDFEKLERGIDNLTSANDMAHLFSRIYQQDLLSTKFSKLTIDILSRQRVHESLKRYLIDDVKMAHKTGGLETVDHDVGIVYNGSNDYLIGVFITDVINNEYAKQLIGRISKIVYEHFVKRRE